Proteins encoded in a region of the Cheilinus undulatus linkage group 8, ASM1832078v1, whole genome shotgun sequence genome:
- the LOC121513864 gene encoding extracellular matrix protein 1-like: protein MGSSRALLWSTAFVLVLLSSASKDEHMFEQREVTFDLDKIMQEMQQPDQFMLQSELDLSDLLDPKEFPIEQERVSPPEQHDILRERGNSRPGILKPRGRQPVAGPRTFGGPPMLNYRVQFPLARPTSDNLQAICLNGDRRPRYPDSYFPRSGFGQQKRRASAVNRAESWFSTCCKRNQTWERDVMLCCATQAWELSVETFCAEDSAVKDRLYECCRLTGSDRLQCFNNDAPNPNYEATEEVPMPELPSDAFNFDPNTCQRTVMTPYSVRANRRKKMKKPSASLKVNMNFPPGRPTEHVIKLMCQNQKLRPLYNVKCLPSSGYELVARQAKTINRIEKGFKQCCKQKRNILKCADQKWRDEVDKFCLADNGGQVDFDCCSAGAEANDRYSCFQSLSPDPHFNVTSATEELSLHNICDTHKIIKKKFPVGFPLKSFVQQCCPLEDQEKSTCFDQRLKELSGSLCSSKKPTPPAVRRCCRKPSSQDAPDCVSDILTEAITKATNVLRQKKRKRCPLS, encoded by the exons ATGGGGTCGTCCCGGGCTCTGTTGTGGTCCACCGCGTTTGTGTTGGTGTTACTGAGCTCAGCATCCAAAG ATGAGCACATGTTTGAGCAGCGTGAGGTCACCTTTGACCTTGACAAAATCATGCAAG AGATGCAACAACCAGATCAGTTCATGTTGCAGTCAGAGTTGGACTTGTCAGATCTCCTCGACCCCAAGG AGTTCCCCATAGAGCAGGAGAGGGTGTCTCCACCAGAACAGCATGATAtcctgagagagagag GGAATTCCAGACCAGGAATCTTGAAACCAAGAGGAC GTCAACCAGTTGCTGGACCCCGCACCTTTGGCGGCCCTCCAATGCTGAACTATCGTGTTCAGTTTCCCCTTGCCCGTCCGACCTCTGACAATCTCCAAGCCATCTGTCTCAATGGAGACCGTCGTCCTCGCTACCCAGACTCTTACTTTCCTCGCAGTGGTTTTGGCCAGCAGAAGAGAAGGGCCAGTGCTGTGAACAGGGCGGAGTCCTGGTTCAGTACGTGCTGCAAAAGGAACCAGACGTGGGAGAGGGATGTGATGCTGTGCTGTGCCACACAGGCG TGGGAGCTGTCAGTTGAAACTTTCTGTGCAGAGGACTCCGCGGTAAAGGATCGTCTCTACGAGTGCTGCAGACTAACAGGCAGTGACAGGCTGCAGTGCTTCAACAACGACGCTCCCAATCCAAACTACGAGGCCACAGAGGAGGTGCCGATGCCAGAGCTCCCCTCTGATGCCTTCAACTTTGATCCCAACACTTGCCAAAG GACAGTGATGACTCCTTATAGTGTCAGAGCAAACAGGAGAAAGAAGATGAAGAAACCATCTGCTTCCCTTAAAGTTAACATGAACTTCCCTCCTGGACGACCCACTGAACATGTCATTAAATTAATGTGCCAAAACCAAAAGCTACGTCCCCTCTATAATGTCAAGTGCCTGCCGAGTTCAGGCTATGAATTGGTGGCTCGTCAAGCAAAGACCATTAATCGTATAGAAAAGGGATTCAAGCAGTGCTGCAAACAGAAACGGAACATTCTCAAGTGTGCTGACCAAAAG TGGCGTGATGAAGTTGACAAGTTTTGCTTGGCTGACAATGGTGGACAGGTGGACTTCGACTGTTGTTCTGCTGGTGCCGAGGCAAATGATCGATACAGCTGCTTCCAAAGTTTGTCTCCGGACCCACATTTTAATGTGACGTCTGCTACTGAAGAGCTCTCGCTTCACAACATCTGTGACACCCATAAGATCATCAAGAAGAA GTTCCCTGTTGGTTTTCCTCTGAAGAGTTTTGTGCAACAATGCTGCCCCCTAGAGGACCAAGAAAAGAGCACTTGTTTTGATCAAAGG CTGAAGGAATTGTCAGGGAGTCTGTGTTCATCAAAGAAGCCGACTCCTCCAGCTGTCCGCAGATGTTGTCGCAAGCCCTCCTCACAAGATGCTCCAGATTGTGTCTCGGATATTCTCACAGAGGCCATCACTAAAGCAACCAATGTCTTACGccaaaagaagaggaagagatgCCCTCTCTCCTAA
- the rorc gene encoding nuclear receptor ROR-alpha A, translated as MMRAQIEVIPCKICGDKSSGVHYGVITCEGCKGFFRRSQLPTVSYSCSRQSNCQIDRASRNRCQSCRLQKCLAQGMSRDAVKFGRMSKRQRDSLIAEVERHRQQQQQQLQGDTQSILSYPTKTHQGRSLQLLQPMAYPFSGEAELLSHTTDVHPYLVCSPNEAQVTGMIYRGSSISPTPRSQGRGDSSGHTDMRGFNSRPPSSDLMAVHPYNPLEDPYSLYPHSLRNMDELCASIVRSHRETSQYRVEELQALRWKLFSREEIQAYQSKSVDEMWQHCAIRLTDAVQYVVEFAKHIPGFRMLSQNDQIALLKTGSMEVVLVRMSRLFNTENNTVFFDGKFAGTEVFKSLACGDLITAVFDFAHGMCALKLTEQQIALFSALVLINADRPCLEDRSRVQRVQRSVELGLTHILHRDNQENLMHKLYQRMAVLCSLCSLHMEKLRWFSQRYPLTAHSLFPPLYKELFTSEPELLQGSTH; from the exons ATGATGCGAG CCCAGATTGAAGTTATCCCCTGCAAGATCTGTGGTGATAAGTCCTCTGGAGTACATTATGGAGTCATCACTTGTGAGGGCTGCAAG GGATTTTTCCGGCGTAGCCAGCTTCCTACTGTATCATACTCCTGCTCCAGGCAGAGCAACTGCCAGATTGACCGGGCCAGCCGCAACCGCTGCCAAAGCTGCCGCCTGCAGAAGTGTTTGGCTCAGGGCATGAGCAGAGATG CGGTGAAGTTTGGGCGGATGTCAAAGCGTCAGCGTGACTCTCTGATTGCTGAAGTTGAGCGGCAtcgacagcagcagcagcagcagcttcaggGAGACACCCAGTCCATCCTGTCCTACCCCACCAAGACCCATCAAGGCCGCTCTCTACAGCTCCTCCAGCCCATGGCGTACCCCTTCAGCGGGGAGGCTGAGCTTCTGTCCCACACCACTGATGTTCACCCTTACCTTGTGTGCTCCCCGAATGAGGCACAGGTGACAGGAATGATCTACCGGGGCTCCTCCATTTCTCCAACACCAAGATCCCAAGGTAGGGGGGACAGCAGCGGACACACTGACATGAGAG gcTTTAACTCCAGACCGCCGTCTAGTGACCTGATGGCCGTTCACCCCTACAACCCTCTGGAGGATCCTTACAGCCTCTATCCTCACTCTCTGAGAAACATGG ATGAGCTGTGTGCCAGCATTGTTCGTTCCCACAGAGAGACCAGTCAGTACAGAGTGGAGGAGCTGCAGGCTCTCAGATGGAAACTGTTCAGCAGAGAGGAGATCCAGGCCTACCAGAGCAAA TCAGTGGATGAGATGTGGCAGCACTGTGCTATCAGACTGACTGATGCTGTGCAGTACGTGGTGGAGTTTGCAAAGCACATCCCAGGTTTTCGTATGCTGAGCCAGAACGACCAGATCGCCCTCTTGAAGACTG GCTCCATGGAGGTTGTTCTGGTCAGGATGAGTCGTTTATTCAACACGGAGAACAACACGGTCTTCTTCGATGGGAAATTTGCTGGAACTGAAGTCTTCAAATCTCTCG catgtgGAGATTTAATCACAGCAGTGTTTGATTTTGCTCATGGCATGTGTGCTCTGAAGCTCACTGAGCAGCAGATCGCTCTCTTCAGTGCTCTGGTGCTCATCAATGCAG ATCGTCCATGTCTGGAGGACAGAAGCAGAGTCCAGCGAGTGCAGAGGAGTGTGGAGCTAGGACTCACACACATTTTACACCGAGACAACCAAGAAAATCTGATGCACAAG CTGTACCAGAGGATGGCAGTGTTGTGTTCACTGTGCAGTCTGCACATGGAGAAGCTGCGCTGGTTCAGTCAGCGTTACCCGCTCACTGCTCACTCTCTGTTCCCTCCTCTCTACAAGGAGCTGTTCACCTCTGAGCCCGAGCTGCTGCAGGGGAGCACTCACTGA